GCGCGGTACCAGGATCACCCGGCCCAGTACCCGAGCGCTGGCGGCAGTCCCGTAGCCGGTGTAGCAAATCACCTTCTCGGTCCAGCCGAGCGCGCGCAGAAACGACTCCACGCGGCGATCGAAGAACTCCTCCATGCGCGCGGCGAAGAACGGGCGGGTGCTCACTCCCACACCCTAAATGAGCCGACCGGAATTGGGGCTGAGCCGACCCCGCGTGGGAAGATGGTTCAATGACGCCGCACGCCGAGCCGCGACTGCCGCAGGCTCTGGAAGCCGAGATTCGCGCCTGCGGCTACTTTCCTGAGCTGGTCAGCGAGTCAATCGCCTTCGCCCTGGGTAGCGAGACCGCTACGGCGCATCTGGTTCACCACGAGGCCACCTTCAACCGCGACGAGATCCAGCGGCACCTGTCGGTACTGGTGCTGACCGACTCGCGGCTGATCGTGTCCCACACCGACGAGAACGACAGCGCGGGTGGACCGCCGCAGGCGCTGACCACGACCGAGTCGGTGCCGCTGGTCCGGGTCGCCTCGGTGGCGCTGAGCCAGGTGGTCTCTCATCCTGAGCACTACGGCTCGCGCAAGTCCGGAACTGACGAGGCCTGGCTGACCGTCACCTGGGGCACGGTGCGCCGGGTGGATCTGGAGCCGGCTCACTGCGCCGATCCCGAGTGTGAGGCCGATCACGGCTACTCCGGGATGCTGGCCGGTGACGACCTGACCGTCCGGATCAGCCTGGCCGGCGACGGTCCGGCCAAGGTCGCCGAGCTCATCGCCTTCGGCTCAGCCCTTCAGCAGGCCAGCGGTGGCCATCGGTGAAGCCGCGGCTGCCTGACTACGGCGGAGCCAGCCTGGCTGATCTGCTGCCCGGTGTCGGAGCCCAGCTGGGCGTGCCGAATGCCGTCGACACGATCGGTCTGCCGGCGGCCGAGAAGTACCTGGTCTTCCTGGTGGACGGCCTGGGCGCGGCGCTGCTGGACGAGTACGCCGAGCACGCCCCCTACCTGGCCTCACTGCGCGGACGCCAGCTGACCTGCGGCGTGCCCAGCACCACGGCCACCTCGATCACCAGCCTGGGTACCGGGCTGCCGCCGGGCCGGCA
The nucleotide sequence above comes from Propionicimonas paludicola. Encoded proteins:
- a CDS encoding DUF5998 family protein, producing MTPHAEPRLPQALEAEIRACGYFPELVSESIAFALGSETATAHLVHHEATFNRDEIQRHLSVLVLTDSRLIVSHTDENDSAGGPPQALTTTESVPLVRVASVALSQVVSHPEHYGSRKSGTDEAWLTVTWGTVRRVDLEPAHCADPECEADHGYSGMLAGDDLTVRISLAGDGPAKVAELIAFGSALQQASGGHR